A single window of Egibacteraceae bacterium DNA harbors:
- the rplP gene encoding 50S ribosomal protein L16 produces the protein MLSPKRVAHRKQHRGRMRGLAKGGTEVSFGDYGLQALTAGWVTNRQIESARVAMTRYIKRGGKVWINIFP, from the coding sequence ATGCTGTCCCCGAAGAGAGTTGCCCACCGCAAGCAGCATCGCGGCCGCATGCGCGGCCTGGCCAAGGGCGGCACCGAGGTGTCGTTCGGCGACTACGGCCTGCAGGCGCTGACCGCCGGATGGGTCACGAACCGCCAGATCGAGTCAGCCCGTGTCGCCATGACCCGCTACATCAAGCGTGGCGGCAAGGTCTGGATCAACATCTTCCCGC